In one window of Dyella thiooxydans DNA:
- a CDS encoding glycosyltransferase family 2 protein codes for MITSHRRGNPGLKTSIILPAKNEALALAHLLPSLHALHPEAEIIVVDDGSTDDTREVCARSGVTCLSSPYSMGNGAAIKRGARAATGEVLVFMDGDGQHDPADVARLLARLEQGYDMVVGARSWEGQAGVGRGVANTLYNWLATQMTGHRVMDLTSGFRAVRADKFREFLYLLPNGFSYPTTSTMAFFRSAYPVAYEPIHVAQRDGTTSHIRPLRDGMRFLLIIFKIATLYSPLKLFVPASAVFFLLGCLNYAYTLHAYNRLTNMSTLLWSAAVIVFLIGLVSEQITSLIYRQSN; via the coding sequence ATGATCACCAGCCATCGTCGGGGGAATCCAGGTTTGAAGACAAGCATCATCCTTCCCGCCAAGAACGAGGCGCTTGCGCTCGCCCATCTGCTGCCCTCCCTGCATGCGCTGCACCCGGAGGCGGAAATCATCGTGGTCGACGACGGCTCGACCGACGATACCCGGGAGGTGTGCGCCCGCTCCGGTGTCACCTGCCTGTCCTCCCCCTACTCGATGGGCAACGGCGCGGCGATCAAGCGCGGCGCCCGGGCGGCCACGGGCGAGGTCCTGGTGTTCATGGATGGCGATGGCCAGCACGATCCGGCCGATGTCGCCCGCCTGCTCGCACGGTTGGAGCAGGGCTACGACATGGTGGTTGGAGCCCGCTCCTGGGAGGGGCAGGCGGGGGTCGGGCGGGGCGTCGCCAACACCCTCTACAACTGGCTGGCCACGCAGATGACCGGCCACCGCGTGATGGACCTGACCTCCGGCTTCCGTGCGGTGCGCGCGGACAAGTTCCGCGAGTTCCTGTATCTGCTGCCCAACGGTTTCAGCTACCCCACCACCAGCACCATGGCGTTCTTCCGCAGCGCCTATCCGGTGGCCTACGAACCGATTCACGTGGCGCAGCGCGACGGCACCACCAGCCATATCCGCCCGCTGCGCGACGGCATGCGGTTCTTGCTGATCATCTTCAAGATCGCCACGCTGTACTCGCCCCTGAAGCTTTTCGTTCCGGCAAGCGCGGTCTTCTTTCTGCTCGGCTGCTTGAATTACGCGTACACGCTGCATGCGTACAACCGCCTGACCAATATGAGCACGCTGTTGTGGAGCGCTGCCGTCATCGTCTTTCTGATTGGCCTGGTGTCGGAGCAGATCACGAGCCTGATCTACCGTCAGTCGAACTGA
- the pilB gene encoding type IV-A pilus assembly ATPase PilB: MSSQVQASLAGLSGMARRLVSEGVVPEADVRKAVADSTQAKATLATWLLDHQLVDSTRFTQVASVEFGMPMMDVTSLAPASMPLNLISEALVTKHRALPLFRRGKRLYVGIADPMQSHALDEIKFHSNCMVEPILVERGQLQRAIDGAMSAMNANISDMGGSDLDDLELETSGGDEEADQTGIDATGGDDAPVVKFVNKVLVDAIRRGASDIHFEPFESQYRVRFRMDGMLRAVASPPMKLASRISSRLKVMAQLDIAEKRVPQDGRIKLNLSKSRAVDFRVSTLPTLFGEKIVLRILDGSAAKIGIEKLGYEPEQQKLYVDAIHKPYGMVLVTGPTGSGKTVSLYTALNMLNTAERNISTVEDPVEIRVEGINQVQQNTKRGMTFAAALRSFLRQDPDVIMVGEIRDLETAEIAIKAAQTGHMVLSTLHTNDASQTISRLMNMGIAPYNITSSVTLIVAQRLARRLHDCKKPIELPPETLLAAGFTQKDIDEGMTIYEAVGCDGCNEGYKGRVGIYQVMPMLEEIQKIILKGGNALQIAETAKEAGINDLRASALLKVKNGLTSLTEIDRVTKD, translated from the coding sequence ATGTCATCTCAAGTGCAGGCATCCCTTGCCGGTCTCTCGGGCATGGCCCGCAGGCTGGTCTCGGAGGGCGTGGTGCCGGAGGCTGATGTCCGCAAGGCCGTGGCAGATTCGACCCAGGCCAAGGCCACGCTGGCCACCTGGCTGCTCGACCACCAGCTGGTCGACAGCACGCGCTTCACCCAGGTGGCGTCGGTCGAGTTCGGCATGCCGATGATGGACGTGACCTCCCTTGCTCCGGCCAGCATGCCGCTGAACCTGATCAGCGAGGCGCTGGTCACCAAGCATCGCGCCCTGCCGCTGTTCCGTCGCGGCAAGCGCCTGTACGTCGGCATCGCCGACCCGATGCAGTCGCACGCGCTGGACGAGATCAAGTTCCACTCCAACTGCATGGTGGAGCCGATCCTGGTCGAACGCGGGCAGTTGCAGCGGGCGATCGACGGCGCGATGAGCGCCATGAACGCCAACATCTCCGACATGGGCGGCAGCGATCTCGACGACCTCGAGCTCGAGACTTCCGGTGGCGACGAGGAGGCCGACCAGACAGGCATCGACGCGACCGGGGGCGATGACGCCCCGGTGGTGAAGTTCGTCAACAAGGTGCTGGTCGACGCGATCCGCCGGGGCGCCTCGGACATCCACTTCGAGCCATTCGAGAGCCAGTACCGCGTCCGCTTCCGCATGGACGGCATGCTGCGCGCCGTGGCCAGCCCGCCGATGAAGCTGGCCAGCCGGATCTCCTCGCGCCTGAAGGTGATGGCCCAGCTGGACATCGCCGAGAAGCGCGTGCCGCAGGACGGGCGCATCAAGCTCAACCTGTCCAAGAGTCGCGCGGTCGACTTCCGTGTCAGCACCCTGCCCACGCTGTTCGGCGAGAAGATCGTGCTGCGTATCCTGGACGGCTCGGCCGCCAAGATCGGTATCGAGAAGCTCGGCTACGAGCCGGAACAGCAGAAACTCTACGTGGACGCGATCCACAAGCCCTACGGCATGGTGCTGGTCACCGGCCCCACCGGCTCGGGCAAGACGGTGTCGCTGTATACCGCGCTCAACATGCTCAACACCGCCGAGCGCAATATCTCCACCGTGGAAGACCCGGTCGAAATCCGCGTCGAGGGCATCAACCAGGTGCAGCAGAACACCAAGCGCGGCATGACCTTCGCCGCGGCGCTGCGCTCCTTCCTGCGCCAGGATCCGGACGTGATCATGGTCGGCGAAATCCGCGACCTGGAAACCGCCGAGATCGCCATCAAGGCGGCGCAGACCGGTCACATGGTGCTGTCGACACTGCACACCAACGACGCCTCCCAGACCATCTCGCGACTGATGAACATGGGCATCGCGCCCTACAACATCACCTCGTCGGTCACCCTGATCGTGGCGCAGCGCCTGGCGCGACGCCTGCACGACTGCAAGAAGCCGATCGAGTTGCCGCCCGAGACCTTGCTGGCTGCCGGTTTCACGCAAAAGGACATCGACGAGGGCATGACCATCTACGAAGCGGTCGGCTGCGATGGCTGCAACGAGGGCTACAAGGGGCGCGTGGGTATCTACCAGGTGATGCCGATGCTCGAGGAGATCCAGAAGATCATCCTCAAGGGCGGCAATGCGCTGCAGATCGCTGAGACCGCCAAGGAGGCCGGCATCAACGACCTCCGCGCCTCGGCCCTGCTCAAGGTGAAGAACGGCCTGACCAGCCTGACCGAAATCGACCGCGTCACCAAGGACTGA
- a CDS encoding type II secretion system F family protein, translating to MATATAKNPRDLGAQRAQVSQATVYDWVALDKRGKRMKGEMPAKNASLVKAELRRQGMNPQTVKERGKPLFGATGSTVKPRDVAIFSRQIATMMASGVPMVQSFEIIADGQKNVRFKNILTDVKQGIEGGASLNEALAKYPIQFDELYRNLVRAGESAGVLDTVLDTVATYKERMEGIKAKIKKALFYPVMVLAVALLVSMIMLLFVVPVFAQTFRDAGAELPAPTQIVINASEFMKAYWWLVIGSIVGGVVALVMGKRRSVKFAHFLDRLMLKLPVIGNILRQSAIARFARTLGVTFKAGVPLVEALDAVAGATGSVVYSDAVKAMRDDIAVGHQLQLAMRQTGLFPNMVVQMTAIGEESGALDSMLFKVAEFYEEEVNNAVDTLSTLLEPLIMVILGVLVGGMVISLYLPIFKLAATV from the coding sequence ATGGCTACGGCGACGGCAAAGAATCCGCGGGATCTGGGCGCCCAGCGGGCCCAGGTCAGTCAGGCGACCGTGTACGACTGGGTGGCCCTGGACAAGCGCGGCAAGCGCATGAAGGGCGAGATGCCCGCCAAGAACGCCTCGCTGGTCAAGGCGGAACTGCGCCGCCAGGGCATGAACCCGCAGACGGTGAAGGAACGGGGCAAGCCGCTGTTCGGCGCCACCGGCAGCACGGTCAAGCCGCGCGACGTGGCCATCTTCAGCCGCCAGATCGCCACCATGATGGCTTCGGGCGTGCCGATGGTGCAGTCCTTCGAAATCATCGCCGACGGCCAGAAGAACGTCCGCTTCAAGAACATCCTGACGGACGTGAAGCAGGGTATCGAAGGCGGTGCCTCGCTGAACGAGGCCCTGGCCAAATACCCCATCCAGTTCGACGAGCTCTACCGCAACCTGGTCCGTGCCGGCGAATCGGCCGGTGTGCTGGATACCGTGCTGGACACGGTGGCCACCTACAAGGAGCGGATGGAGGGCATCAAGGCCAAGATCAAGAAGGCCCTGTTCTACCCGGTGATGGTGCTGGCCGTGGCGCTGCTGGTCAGCATGATCATGCTGCTGTTCGTGGTGCCGGTGTTTGCCCAGACGTTCCGCGACGCCGGAGCGGAGCTCCCCGCCCCCACCCAGATCGTGATCAACGCCTCGGAGTTCATGAAAGCGTACTGGTGGCTGGTGATCGGCAGCATCGTCGGCGGCGTCGTGGCGCTGGTGATGGGCAAGAGGCGTTCGGTCAAGTTTGCCCACTTCCTCGACCGCCTGATGCTGAAGCTGCCGGTGATCGGCAACATCCTGCGCCAGTCGGCCATCGCCCGCTTCGCCCGCACGCTGGGTGTGACCTTCAAGGCGGGCGTACCGCTGGTGGAAGCACTCGATGCGGTGGCCGGCGCGACCGGCAGCGTGGTCTACAGCGACGCCGTGAAGGCCATGCGTGATGACATCGCCGTCGGCCACCAGCTGCAGCTGGCGATGCGCCAGACCGGCCTGTTTCCCAACATGGTGGTGCAGATGACTGCCATCGGCGAGGAGTCCGGTGCCCTGGACAGCATGCTGTTCAAGGTGGCCGAGTTCTACGAGGAAGAGGTCAACAACGCCGTCGATACCCTTTCCACCCTGCTCGAGCCGCTGATCATGGTGATCCTGGGTGTGCTGGTGGGCGGCATGGTGATCTCGCTCTACCTGCCGATCTTCAAGCTGGCGGCAACCGTCTAG
- a CDS encoding prepilin peptidase, whose translation MTDLPLWMWILSAGVLGLLVGSFLNVVILRLPARLEAEWRADAIAILEREEEPPAAPPPGIVFEPSHCPKCKHRLAFYDNIPVFGWLMLRGRCRYCREPISAQYPLVELVTGLCSAAIVWRFGAGWPALAGLAFTWALIALSGIDLRTQLLPDQIVYPLLWLGLLLSLAPFLVQPGPAILAAAIGYLSLWSVYWGFKLLTGKEGMGHGDFKLLAALGAWMGLGCLLPVVLLSSLIGAIVGGTLMALKRHDRDVPMPFGPFIAAAGWVWFVAGDQLWAAYAHLTGLH comes from the coding sequence ATGACCGACCTGCCCCTCTGGATGTGGATCCTTTCCGCCGGTGTGCTCGGCCTGCTGGTGGGCAGTTTCCTCAACGTGGTGATCCTGCGCCTGCCCGCCAGGCTTGAGGCCGAGTGGCGGGCCGATGCCATCGCCATCCTCGAACGCGAGGAAGAGCCGCCGGCGGCACCGCCCCCCGGCATCGTGTTCGAGCCCTCGCACTGCCCGAAGTGCAAGCACCGGCTGGCGTTCTACGACAACATTCCGGTCTTCGGCTGGCTGATGCTGCGAGGGCGCTGCCGGTATTGCCGCGAACCCATCTCGGCACAGTATCCGCTGGTCGAGCTGGTCACCGGCCTGTGCAGCGCAGCGATCGTCTGGCGTTTTGGCGCAGGCTGGCCGGCACTGGCCGGGCTGGCCTTCACCTGGGCCCTGATCGCCCTGTCCGGCATCGACCTGCGCACGCAGCTGCTGCCCGACCAGATCGTCTATCCGTTGCTGTGGCTGGGCCTGCTGCTGTCGTTGGCCCCCTTCCTCGTGCAACCGGGCCCGGCCATCCTCGCCGCGGCGATCGGCTACCTCAGCCTGTGGAGCGTGTACTGGGGGTTCAAATTGCTCACCGGCAAGGAGGGCATGGGGCACGGCGATTTCAAGCTGCTCGCCGCCCTCGGCGCCTGGATGGGGCTGGGCTGCCTGTTGCCGGTCGTGCTGCTGTCGTCGCTGATCGGCGCGATCGTGGGCGGCACCCTGATGGCGCTGAAGCGCCACGACCGCGACGTGCCGATGCCGTTCGGCCCCTTCATCGCGGCCGCGGGCTGGGTCTGGTTCGTCGCGGGCGACCAGCTGTGGGCGGCCTACGCCCACCTCACCGGGCTGCACTGA
- the coaE gene encoding dephospho-CoA kinase (Dephospho-CoA kinase (CoaE) performs the final step in coenzyme A biosynthesis.), whose product MSGFVVALTGGVAAGKSAVEDRFRALGVGVHDADRAAREVIEPETPGLAAIVEAFGREVLGPDGRLDRPSMRRRIFADRDARHTLEAIIHPRVRQWLRDRADDDPGTYCILAIPLLVENLAHYRWVDRVLVVDVDPQEQVRRLIRRDGVDEGLARRMLANQASREQRLAIADDVIDNGGPEDALDEQVRALHARYLALART is encoded by the coding sequence ATGTCCGGCTTCGTGGTCGCACTCACCGGAGGCGTCGCTGCGGGCAAGAGCGCCGTGGAAGACCGCTTCCGCGCCCTCGGTGTCGGTGTGCACGACGCCGACCGCGCGGCACGCGAGGTGATCGAGCCGGAGACCCCGGGCCTGGCCGCCATCGTGGAGGCTTTCGGCAGGGAAGTGCTGGGCCCCGACGGGCGCCTCGACCGCCCATCCATGCGACGTCGCATCTTCGCCGACCGCGATGCCCGCCACACGCTCGAGGCGATCATCCACCCGCGCGTCCGCCAGTGGCTGCGCGACCGCGCCGACGACGATCCGGGGACCTACTGCATCCTGGCCATCCCCCTGCTTGTAGAGAACCTGGCGCATTACCGCTGGGTCGATCGCGTACTGGTGGTCGACGTGGATCCGCAGGAACAGGTGCGCCGGCTGATCCGGCGCGACGGCGTGGACGAGGGACTCGCCCGGCGCATGCTGGCCAACCAGGCATCGCGCGAACAACGACTGGCGATCGCCGACGACGTGATCGACAACGGCGGCCCCGAAGACGCCCTGGACGAGCAGGTGCGCGCGCTGCATGCGCGCTACCTCGCGCTCGCCCGCACCTGA
- a CDS encoding NUDIX domain-containing protein, with protein sequence MAPPGPLHVMAGVLRRPDGAVLVTERPPGKHLAGLWEFPGGKLEPDEIPFAGLVRELREELGIEVREAYPLLVLPWRYDVFHLLLDTWVVTAWDGIPGPLEGQGLRWHRPEALVPAQLAPADQAILRTLLGT encoded by the coding sequence ATGGCTCCACCCGGACCGTTGCATGTGATGGCCGGCGTGCTGCGCCGGCCCGACGGTGCAGTGCTGGTCACCGAGCGTCCGCCCGGCAAGCACCTGGCCGGGCTGTGGGAGTTTCCCGGTGGCAAGCTCGAGCCGGACGAGATCCCTTTTGCCGGGCTCGTGCGCGAGCTGCGCGAGGAACTGGGCATCGAGGTGCGCGAGGCGTATCCGCTGCTGGTGCTGCCCTGGCGATACGACGTGTTTCATCTGTTGCTGGATACCTGGGTCGTAACCGCCTGGGACGGCATTCCCGGTCCGCTGGAGGGGCAGGGCCTGCGGTGGCATCGACCCGAGGCACTCGTCCCCGCCCAGCTGGCGCCAGCCGACCAGGCGATTCTCCGGACCCTGCTCGGGACCTGA